From one Bacteroidales bacterium genomic stretch:
- a CDS encoding phosphosulfolactate synthase has protein sequence MNFPLTHLPERTSGNRDYGLTMMMDKGLSLKESEHFIQSSAPFTDLVKFGFGTALITRDLKEKVKLYQSAGLKPYFGGTLFEMFFVRGEFDAYRKFVSESGLGHVEVSDGTIKMEHEEKLECIATLAKDFEVLSEIGSKIKGVELSNEIWVSHMKTELESGAWKVIAEARESGTIGIYQSDGSANRALIDDIIKEISVNDVLWEAPGKAQQTMFIQLVGANVNLGNIAPNEVVSLEALRCGMRGDTFFDVLPELFHSRKQ, from the coding sequence ATGAATTTTCCACTTACACATCTCCCTGAACGAACCTCGGGGAATCGCGATTATGGCCTTACCATGATGATGGACAAAGGTCTTAGTCTGAAAGAATCCGAACACTTTATTCAATCCAGTGCCCCCTTTACCGATCTGGTTAAGTTTGGTTTTGGAACTGCACTGATCACCCGCGATCTTAAAGAAAAAGTAAAACTGTACCAGTCGGCCGGACTCAAACCCTATTTCGGGGGAACTCTTTTTGAAATGTTCTTTGTGAGGGGCGAATTTGATGCCTACAGAAAGTTTGTTTCAGAGTCGGGACTTGGCCATGTGGAGGTCTCAGACGGAACCATTAAAATGGAACACGAGGAGAAACTGGAGTGTATTGCAACGCTGGCGAAGGATTTCGAAGTGCTTTCCGAAATCGGAAGTAAAATAAAAGGGGTGGAGCTCTCCAACGAGATCTGGGTATCTCATATGAAAACCGAACTGGAGTCTGGAGCCTGGAAAGTAATTGCTGAAGCCAGGGAGAGTGGCACCATAGGCATATACCAGTCCGACGGATCGGCAAACAGAGCCCTGATCGATGACATTATAAAAGAAATTTCGGTGAATGATGTACTGTGGGAAGCACCCGGCAAAGCCCAGCAGACCATGTTTATTCAGCTGGTTGGGGCCAATGTGAACCTGGGGAATATTGCCCCCAATGAGGTCGTCTCGCTCGAAGCTCTGCGTTGTGGCATGCGTGGAGATACCTTCTTTGATGTATTGCCGGAATTGTTTCATTCCAGAAAACAGTAG
- a CDS encoding DUF368 domain-containing protein, with amino-acid sequence MKKNSTKYLFLVLRGMGMGAADVVPGVSGGTIAFITGIYEELINSIKGINLDAIKLFFTGRWRAFWKQINGNFLLAVFAGIFLSVLSLARLLEYLLEHQPVLIWSFFFGLVLASSYVVSRKISHWKYPMFIALAGGTAIAFIITSVTPATTTEAPWFVILSGALASCAMILPGISGSFILLLLGKYSFALSAVNEGIILNLLLLGLGAVGGLILFANLLSWLLRKYHDVTFALLVGFMIGSLNKIWPWKETLEYIEVEGVLKPLIETNILPSAGNAGDQLWMALLLAATGVSLILFIEMGLARNRKTDP; translated from the coding sequence TTGAAGAAAAACTCAACGAAGTACCTCTTCCTTGTACTGAGGGGAATGGGCATGGGGGCAGCTGATGTGGTGCCTGGGGTATCGGGGGGAACCATTGCATTTATTACCGGCATTTACGAAGAGTTAATAAACTCCATCAAAGGGATAAACCTGGATGCAATCAAACTGTTCTTCACCGGGCGCTGGCGTGCTTTCTGGAAGCAGATCAACGGAAATTTCCTGCTGGCGGTATTTGCCGGGATATTCCTCTCGGTGCTGTCTCTGGCCAGGCTTCTGGAATATCTTCTGGAACATCAGCCTGTTTTGATCTGGTCCTTCTTTTTTGGTTTGGTCCTGGCCTCTTCATATGTGGTGTCCCGGAAGATCAGTCACTGGAAGTATCCCATGTTTATCGCACTGGCTGGAGGCACCGCTATTGCTTTCATCATCACCAGTGTCACGCCCGCCACCACCACGGAGGCTCCCTGGTTTGTGATCCTTTCAGGCGCATTGGCCAGTTGTGCCATGATCCTTCCGGGCATATCGGGAAGTTTTATCCTGCTGCTGCTGGGCAAATATTCCTTTGCGCTTTCTGCGGTGAACGAAGGCATTATTCTCAACCTCCTCTTACTGGGTCTGGGTGCTGTTGGCGGACTGATCCTGTTTGCAAACCTGCTCTCGTGGCTGCTCCGCAAGTATCACGATGTGACCTTTGCCCTGCTGGTGGGCTTTATGATCGGATCCTTAAATAAAATCTGGCCCTGGAAGGAGACTCTGGAATACATTGAAGTGGAGGGAGTATTAAAACCGCTGATAGAAACGAATATCCTGCCCTCAGCAGGAAATGCCGGGGATCAGCTGTGGATGGCGCTGCTCCTGGCTGCTACCGGGGTTTCGCTGATCCTGTTTATCGAGATGGGACTGGCAAGGAACAGAAAAACAGACCCATGA
- a CDS encoding shikimate dehydrogenase, which yields MRRYGLIGYPLGHSFSASYFREKFHQEGIDADYRNFPLEQLADFKELLHREPGLSGLNVTVPYKQEIIPFLDTLSPTSESVRAVNTISFRKNRGGMELIGDNTDVTGFRQSLEEYLKPHHTRALVLGTGGSSKAVIYVLEQLGIGCTLVSRTSGKACITYRELDEERVAATPLIVNTTPLGMHPGPETYPDIPYRALSPEHLLFDLVYNPARTLFLIKGEKQGARIVNGHQMLIFQAEASWKIWNGIA from the coding sequence ATGAGACGGTATGGACTGATCGGGTATCCACTTGGACACAGTTTTTCAGCTTCCTACTTCCGGGAAAAATTTCACCAGGAGGGCATCGACGCTGACTACCGGAATTTCCCCCTGGAACAACTTGCAGATTTCAAGGAGTTGTTGCACAGGGAACCTGGCCTTTCGGGCCTGAATGTGACTGTCCCCTACAAGCAGGAAATTATCCCGTTCCTCGATACGCTGAGCCCTACCTCAGAGTCAGTCCGGGCGGTGAATACCATTTCCTTCAGAAAAAACAGGGGTGGAATGGAACTGATTGGCGATAATACGGATGTTACAGGCTTCAGGCAAAGTTTGGAAGAGTATCTGAAACCACACCATACCAGGGCTCTGGTGCTAGGGACAGGGGGGAGCTCAAAAGCAGTTATTTATGTGCTTGAACAACTGGGCATCGGCTGCACCCTCGTAAGCCGGACATCCGGTAAGGCCTGCATCACTTACAGGGAACTGGATGAAGAACGGGTGGCCGCAACACCCCTGATTGTGAATACCACTCCCCTGGGGATGCATCCCGGCCCGGAGACTTATCCGGATATCCCTTACCGGGCTCTGAGTCCTGAGCACCTCCTGTTTGACCTGGTCTATAATCCGGCCAGGACCCTGTTCCTGATCAAAGGAGAAAAGCAGGGGGCAAGGATTGTAAATGGTCATCAAATGTTGATCTTCCAGGCCGAAGCATCCTGGAAGATATGGAACGGGATCGCTTGA
- a CDS encoding thioesterase — protein sequence MAITFSREFHISSYDLNPKGQARLTTMANFFQEVAYHHASDLGLGYDDMKRRKTTWVLSRMRICMERYPVWNEQIKLETWPSGAERLFALRDFRVTDSQGELIGKASTAWLILDLDTHRLVRPREMLEQFKLIIHDERMFEEALDKIAVPGELSFLKQHAVVFSDLDIVGHVNNVKYMEWCMDALSTAENAEQEIRELEINFNHEALFGDLIRLEGTVTERGELVFLATREEDGQEIITARIKRE from the coding sequence ATGGCAATTACATTTTCCAGGGAGTTTCACATCTCATCCTATGATCTGAATCCGAAAGGACAGGCCAGGTTAACCACTATGGCCAATTTTTTCCAGGAAGTGGCCTATCATCATGCCAGTGATCTGGGTTTGGGATATGATGACATGAAGCGCAGAAAGACCACCTGGGTGCTTTCAAGGATGCGGATCTGTATGGAGCGCTATCCGGTCTGGAATGAACAAATAAAACTGGAGACCTGGCCAAGTGGTGCTGAGAGGCTGTTTGCCCTCAGGGACTTCAGGGTGACCGACAGCCAGGGGGAATTGATCGGAAAGGCGAGCACCGCCTGGTTGATCCTGGATCTGGATACACACCGGCTGGTACGGCCCAGGGAGATGCTCGAACAGTTTAAGCTCATTATCCATGATGAGAGGATGTTTGAGGAAGCCCTGGATAAAATCGCTGTCCCAGGTGAGCTAAGCTTCCTGAAGCAGCATGCAGTGGTATTCTCCGACCTGGATATTGTTGGTCACGTGAATAACGTCAAGTATATGGAGTGGTGCATGGATGCCTTAAGCACTGCTGAAAACGCGGAGCAGGAGATTCGGGAACTGGAGATCAATTTTAATCATGAAGCCTTGTTCGGGGACCTTATTCGCTTAGAAGGAACCGTAACAGAGCGTGGTGAGCTAGTTTTCCTGGCCACCCGTGAGGAAGATGGTCAGGAAATCATCACTGCCAGGATAAAGAGGGAATAA
- the truA gene encoding tRNA pseudouridine(38-40) synthase TruA — MSRYFIHMAYDGSDYYGWQIQPDKPTVQKVLEHALSILLKKKTAVTGAGRTDAGVHATYFMAHFDLKPEMLITGSGSSADPDPSSDRFLFKLNRFLPPDIVVYKIFPVQEDMHARFSALYRTYQYHISSIKPLFQRNYCHYVYGELDTESIRHCCQIILENSDFTSFAKLHTDVKTNNCKLIRALWNEVENGYVFEITADRFLRNMVRSLTGTLLDVGLGKLDADAFKKIVEAKDRGKASSSAPAQGLFLVDIGYPGNRFS, encoded by the coding sequence ATGAGCAGGTATTTTATACATATGGCCTATGACGGCAGTGATTATTACGGCTGGCAGATACAGCCCGATAAACCCACGGTGCAGAAGGTGCTTGAACATGCCCTGTCCATATTATTAAAAAAAAAGACAGCTGTAACCGGCGCCGGGCGGACTGATGCTGGCGTTCACGCCACATACTTTATGGCCCACTTTGATCTGAAGCCGGAGATGCTTATAACCGGGTCCGGCTCTTCGGCCGATCCCGATCCATCGTCTGATCGCTTCCTCTTCAAACTGAACCGTTTTCTTCCTCCCGATATTGTAGTCTATAAGATTTTTCCAGTCCAGGAGGATATGCATGCCCGTTTTTCAGCCCTATACCGGACCTATCAGTACCATATTTCATCCATAAAACCGCTTTTCCAGCGGAATTACTGTCATTATGTCTACGGAGAGCTGGATACGGAGTCGATTCGACACTGCTGTCAAATAATCCTCGAAAACTCTGACTTTACAAGTTTTGCAAAGTTGCACACGGATGTGAAAACGAATAACTGCAAGCTGATCCGTGCCTTATGGAATGAGGTGGAGAATGGTTATGTATTTGAAATAACAGCAGACCGTTTCCTTCGGAATATGGTAAGATCCTTAACGGGCACCCTTCTGGACGTAGGCCTTGGAAAACTGGATGCAGATGCTTTTAAGAAGATTGTGGAGGCAAAGGATCGTGGTAAAGCAAGCTCGTCTGCTCCGGCACAGGGACTGTTCCTGGTGGATATCGGATATCCGGGCAATCGATTTTCCTAG
- a CDS encoding AAA family ATPase, whose product MSQDINIKELNERIKKESEFVDLITLEIQKVIIGQKGLVDRLLIGLLSDGHILLEGVPGLAKTLAISTLSQTIDASFSRIQFTPDLLPADLLGTMIYSQKKEEFVVKKGPVFANLILADEINRSPAKVQSALLEAMQEKQVTIGDTTYKLERPFLVMATQNPIEQEGTYPLPEAQVDRFMMKVVVNYPGREEERLIVRENLASEFPVASSILKPSDIMKAREVVKEVYLDEKIENYILDIVFATREPREAGLAQFVPLIQYGGSPRASINLARAAKAYAFIKRRGYVVPEDIRAICHDVMRHRIGLTYEAEAENISTENIISEILNHVEVP is encoded by the coding sequence ATGAGTCAGGACATAAACATTAAAGAACTCAACGAACGGATAAAGAAAGAGAGTGAATTTGTGGACTTGATTACCCTGGAGATCCAGAAGGTAATTATCGGACAGAAGGGATTGGTTGACCGCCTGCTTATCGGATTGCTCTCCGACGGACATATCCTTCTGGAAGGGGTTCCCGGACTGGCTAAGACTTTGGCCATCAGTACACTTTCGCAAACCATAGACGCTTCATTCAGCAGAATCCAGTTTACTCCCGATCTCCTGCCGGCCGATTTGTTGGGTACCATGATATACAGTCAGAAAAAGGAGGAATTTGTGGTGAAGAAAGGTCCTGTTTTTGCCAACCTGATCCTGGCCGATGAGATCAACCGCTCCCCGGCCAAGGTGCAGAGCGCCTTGCTGGAAGCCATGCAGGAGAAGCAGGTGACCATCGGGGACACCACCTATAAACTGGAACGCCCCTTTCTGGTGATGGCCACTCAAAATCCCATTGAGCAGGAGGGAACCTATCCCTTGCCGGAGGCGCAGGTGGACCGGTTTATGATGAAGGTGGTGGTCAATTATCCCGGAAGGGAAGAGGAGCGGCTGATTGTAAGGGAAAATCTTGCCAGTGAGTTTCCTGTTGCCAGCAGCATCTTAAAGCCATCCGATATCATGAAGGCTCGCGAGGTGGTGAAGGAAGTATATCTGGATGAGAAAATTGAAAACTATATCCTGGATATTGTATTTGCCACCCGCGAACCCAGGGAAGCCGGACTGGCACAATTTGTGCCGCTGATTCAATACGGTGGTTCTCCAAGAGCCAGTATCAATCTGGCCAGGGCCGCAAAGGCATATGCATTTATAAAACGAAGGGGTTATGTGGTTCCGGAAGATATCCGGGCGATCTGTCATGACGTGATGAGGCACCGTATTGGTTTGACCTATGAAGCCGAGGCGGAGAATATTAGCACGGAGAATATCATCTCTGAGATTCTTAATCATGTGGAGGTGCCCTAA
- a CDS encoding DUF58 domain-containing protein: protein MEAKDLIKKVRKIEIKTRGLSRQIFAGEYHSAFKGRGMTFSEVREYQYGDDIRSIDWNVTARFNHPYVKVFEEERELTVMLLIDVSGSGDFGTQELLKRGLITEIAAVLSFSAIANNDKIGVILFSDRIEKFIPPQKGRKHILRIIRELLEYKPESQGTDISESLRFLTNAIKKRCTAFLISDFRDKGYARSLQIANNKHDVAALHVYDRRETSLPAVGLLRVLDAETGKERWIDTSSRKLRESYAIKWESHREMMKEIFSRAGVDSVSIRTGEDYVKPLIGLFKQR from the coding sequence GTGGAAGCAAAAGATCTTATAAAGAAGGTAAGGAAAATCGAGATCAAGACCCGGGGCCTCTCCCGGCAGATTTTTGCCGGGGAGTATCACAGCGCTTTCAAGGGCAGGGGCATGACCTTTTCTGAAGTGAGAGAGTACCAGTATGGCGACGATATCAGAAGCATTGACTGGAATGTGACCGCCCGTTTCAACCACCCCTATGTAAAGGTATTTGAAGAGGAGCGGGAGTTGACCGTGATGCTGCTGATCGATGTAAGCGGATCCGGCGATTTTGGCACGCAGGAACTATTGAAGCGCGGACTGATCACGGAGATCGCTGCAGTTCTCTCCTTCTCTGCCATAGCGAATAATGATAAGATCGGAGTGATCCTGTTCAGTGACCGGATTGAAAAGTTTATCCCGCCTCAGAAAGGCAGGAAACACATACTGAGGATTATCCGTGAACTGCTCGAATACAAACCGGAAAGCCAGGGGACCGATATCTCGGAGAGTCTTAGATTCCTGACCAATGCCATTAAGAAACGGTGTACAGCTTTCCTTATTTCCGATTTCAGGGACAAGGGATACGCCCGCTCCCTGCAGATTGCAAATAATAAACACGATGTAGCAGCCCTCCATGTTTACGACAGACGTGAAACTTCACTTCCGGCAGTTGGTCTTCTCAGGGTTCTGGATGCCGAAACGGGTAAGGAACGCTGGATCGATACCTCCAGCCGGAAATTAAGGGAAAGTTATGCCATAAAGTGGGAGAGCCATCGGGAAATGATGAAGGAGATATTTTCAAGGGCCGGTGTGGACTCGGTATCGATCCGCACGGGTGAAGACTATGTAAAACCCCTCATAGGCCTGTTTAAACAACGCTGA
- a CDS encoding VWA domain-containing protein → MEFAYPAFFYALVLIPLMLAWYLWRGRKGSAPMKLSGFENLDERLGSYRIWLRHLLAFLRMAVVTLIIVVLARPQSSNQWEQVTTEGIDIVLCMDVSGSMQAMDFRPNRLEASKNVGIEFVNARQDDRFGLVVFAGESFTQCPMTTDRAVVVNFLNEIDFGVIEDGTAIGMGLATAVNRIKESKARSKVIILLTDGVNNSGDVGPVTAAEIAAGFDIRVYTIGVGSKGTAPVPAQDMFGRTLTRDVPVEIDEEVLRKISETTGGSYFRATDNNKLREIYQEIDQLEKTRLDVKQFSKKKEEYFPFLLAALILLLAEILLRYTIFRTIP, encoded by the coding sequence ATTGAATTTGCATATCCGGCTTTCTTCTATGCCCTGGTGCTGATCCCTTTGATGCTGGCCTGGTATCTCTGGAGAGGAAGAAAAGGAAGTGCACCCATGAAATTATCCGGATTTGAAAACCTGGACGAACGCCTCGGATCTTACAGGATCTGGCTGAGGCATCTCCTGGCTTTTCTCAGAATGGCTGTTGTTACATTGATCATTGTTGTGCTGGCCAGGCCACAGTCGTCCAACCAGTGGGAACAGGTTACCACGGAAGGAATAGATATTGTTCTCTGTATGGATGTGTCGGGGAGCATGCAGGCCATGGATTTCAGGCCCAACAGGCTGGAGGCTTCAAAAAATGTAGGGATTGAATTTGTGAATGCCAGGCAGGATGACCGCTTTGGACTGGTCGTTTTTGCAGGTGAGAGTTTTACCCAGTGCCCTATGACCACAGACAGGGCGGTGGTCGTAAACTTCCTGAACGAGATAGACTTTGGAGTGATCGAAGATGGGACTGCCATTGGAATGGGACTGGCTACTGCAGTGAATCGTATCAAAGAGAGCAAAGCGAGAAGCAAGGTAATCATTCTGCTGACCGATGGAGTTAATAACAGTGGGGACGTGGGGCCCGTAACAGCAGCAGAAATCGCAGCGGGTTTTGATATCAGGGTCTATACCATTGGCGTGGGCTCCAAAGGCACAGCCCCTGTTCCGGCTCAGGATATGTTCGGAAGGACGCTTACCAGGGATGTACCAGTTGAGATAGATGAAGAGGTTCTCCGGAAAATATCTGAAACTACGGGAGGAAGTTATTTCAGGGCGACAGATAATAACAAACTACGGGAGATTTACCAGGAGATTGATCAGCTGGAGAAGACCCGGCTGGATGTAAAACAGTTCAGCAAGAAAAAAGAAGAGTATTTCCCTTTCCTGCTGGCAGCCCTGATTCTGCTGTTAGCTGAAATCTTACTCAGATATACCATTTTCAGAACAATACCCTAA
- a CDS encoding VWA domain-containing protein, translated as MIQFAHKEILWVLLATGLMILGYILFWQHRKRALRRMGDQDLLRELMPDTSVWAQHWKFILLFTGTVLLIIAASGPRIGSRLQEVEHKGREVIIALDVSNSMLAEDVLPSRLERSKQMINRMVDRMSNDKIGLIVFAGEAYTQIPITDDYPSVKMFLSGAGPDMVSKQGTAIGSAIYLAARSFSTEERELRTGEGVPNQAIVVITDGENHEDDAVGEAAQAAEKGIKVYTVGLGDPNGVPVPLSPGSKATRRDRDGNVVVSKLNESLLKEVAQEGRGAYIPGDRINNLIDELDKLERAELKTRVFAEFAERFQYFAGFALLFLVLEFFLRSRRSWLLLRLNLFKTDEK; from the coding sequence ATGATCCAGTTTGCACATAAGGAAATATTATGGGTCCTGCTGGCCACGGGTCTAATGATTCTTGGCTATATACTTTTCTGGCAGCACCGCAAACGCGCATTGCGCAGAATGGGAGACCAGGACTTGCTCAGGGAGTTGATGCCGGACACTTCTGTCTGGGCACAGCACTGGAAATTCATCCTTCTGTTCACGGGTACGGTGCTGCTGATCATTGCTGCCTCCGGACCCCGCATAGGATCGAGACTGCAGGAAGTGGAGCACAAGGGGCGGGAGGTTATTATTGCCCTGGATGTATCCAACAGTATGCTGGCCGAAGATGTTTTGCCTTCCAGGCTTGAGCGGTCCAAGCAAATGATTAACAGGATGGTGGATCGCATGTCCAATGATAAGATCGGGCTGATTGTCTTTGCAGGTGAAGCCTATACACAAATCCCCATCACGGATGATTATCCCAGTGTAAAGATGTTTCTCTCAGGAGCAGGTCCGGATATGGTTTCTAAACAGGGCACCGCCATTGGTTCGGCCATCTATCTGGCCGCCCGTTCATTTTCCACGGAAGAGAGAGAGCTTCGTACCGGAGAGGGTGTGCCCAACCAGGCCATAGTGGTTATCACAGATGGTGAGAATCATGAGGATGATGCCGTGGGGGAGGCGGCTCAAGCCGCAGAAAAGGGGATTAAGGTATATACGGTTGGTTTGGGAGACCCCAACGGGGTTCCAGTACCTCTTTCTCCCGGCAGCAAGGCCACCAGGAGGGATCGCGACGGGAATGTGGTGGTAAGCAAGCTAAATGAAAGCTTATTGAAGGAGGTGGCCCAGGAGGGCCGCGGAGCCTATATACCAGGCGACCGGATCAACAATTTAATTGATGAACTGGATAAGCTGGAAAGGGCTGAACTGAAAACCCGGGTGTTTGCTGAGTTTGCCGAACGTTTTCAATACTTTGCCGGTTTTGCCCTCCTTTTCCTGGTGCTCGAATTCTTTCTTCGTTCCAGGAGAAGCTGGCTGCTTTTGCGACTGAATTTGTTTAAAACAGACGAAAAATAA
- a CDS encoding BatD family protein, which yields MGKNRMAFVTGLTFFSMLLIAQDVVFTASAPSPVQVGEQFQYVIEGSERAEVRMPAIDNFELLAGPYSSYSSHSNWINGKMTQKTLVSYTYVFRAVQEGTFTIPALALKVGRKEYLTNEVEITVTTGRTGAAQGSAGQAGRESTEDGAEVNSSSDEPVFLRVIPSKKEVYIGEQFVSGLKIFTRINTRPGSAASDLPYEGFYKQSLEPDANAAQQEINGQVYVSQVIHRHILIPQKSGDLEIAPYTSDWMIQQRVERQRSNNPIDAFFDDPFFNSYQDVPVTLATLPVKIHVKPLPAGAPVGFTGAVGEFDMKAELSASEISVNEALSLKITVSGAGNIPLMGEPEVNLPPDHDLYDVTRSLQISTAGNRISGSVTFEYPIIARHAGRFRIAPVQFAWFDPLTGSYKTTLTEEFSFNVLKGEIDDNTGEVYAPGVVRENVRNLGTDIRDISRLSPVFSKVNSSLFGTVWYRWFYPLSLLLTVLLIILIRLIARRNADLSLVRNRKAGSLARAGLKKADRFRKADDPDRFYEEIGKAIWGYLSHKMNIETSGLSREVVLEQITKRKVPQAQQNELLRILEESEFSRFAPTSERSDMSSLYKDAAQLIKNLENSLK from the coding sequence ATGGGTAAAAACAGAATGGCATTTGTAACCGGGCTTACTTTTTTCAGCATGCTGCTGATTGCCCAGGATGTTGTATTCACTGCATCGGCACCATCGCCAGTACAGGTGGGCGAGCAGTTCCAGTATGTGATCGAGGGATCTGAACGGGCCGAAGTCAGGATGCCTGCCATCGATAATTTCGAGTTGCTGGCCGGACCATATTCATCTTACTCGTCTCATTCAAACTGGATCAACGGGAAGATGACTCAGAAAACCCTGGTCTCTTACACCTACGTATTCAGGGCGGTTCAGGAAGGCACATTTACCATTCCGGCCCTTGCTCTCAAAGTGGGCAGAAAGGAATACCTCACCAATGAAGTGGAAATTACGGTAACTACTGGCAGAACCGGTGCTGCGCAGGGATCTGCAGGACAGGCTGGCCGGGAAAGTACTGAGGATGGGGCAGAGGTGAATTCGTCATCGGATGAGCCAGTGTTCCTGAGAGTGATCCCTTCCAAAAAAGAGGTCTATATCGGGGAGCAGTTTGTTTCCGGCTTAAAGATCTTCACCCGGATAAATACCAGGCCCGGATCGGCTGCCAGTGATCTGCCTTATGAAGGTTTTTACAAGCAAAGCCTGGAACCCGATGCGAATGCGGCGCAGCAGGAGATCAACGGACAGGTATACGTAAGCCAGGTTATACACCGTCATATCCTGATCCCTCAGAAATCGGGCGATCTGGAAATTGCTCCCTATACATCTGATTGGATGATTCAGCAAAGAGTGGAGCGTCAGAGAAGTAACAATCCCATAGATGCTTTTTTCGACGACCCCTTCTTTAACAGCTATCAGGATGTGCCTGTCACCCTGGCAACTCTTCCGGTAAAGATCCATGTGAAACCTTTACCAGCAGGAGCGCCTGTGGGATTTACGGGTGCGGTGGGTGAATTCGACATGAAAGCTGAGCTCTCCGCCAGCGAGATTTCAGTCAATGAGGCTCTGAGTCTGAAAATCACTGTCAGCGGAGCTGGTAATATTCCCCTGATGGGTGAGCCGGAAGTAAACCTTCCGCCGGATCATGACCTGTATGATGTGACCCGGTCTCTCCAGATCAGCACAGCCGGGAACCGTATTTCCGGTTCGGTCACTTTTGAATATCCCATCATTGCCCGGCATGCGGGACGATTCAGGATTGCCCCGGTGCAATTTGCATGGTTTGATCCCCTTACAGGGTCTTACAAAACCACCTTAACTGAAGAATTCAGTTTCAACGTGCTCAAGGGGGAGATTGATGATAATACCGGGGAGGTATATGCGCCGGGCGTGGTCCGGGAAAATGTCAGGAATCTGGGAACGGATATCCGGGATATTTCCCGACTTAGCCCGGTGTTTAGCAAGGTGAACAGCTCTTTGTTTGGAACGGTCTGGTACAGATGGTTCTATCCGCTTTCCCTTCTGCTAACAGTGTTGCTTATAATCCTGATTCGCCTGATAGCCCGCAGAAATGCAGATTTATCCCTGGTACGCAACCGGAAAGCCGGCAGCCTGGCCCGTGCCGGTTTGAAGAAAGCGGATCGCTTCAGAAAAGCGGATGATCCGGACAGATTCTATGAAGAAATCGGGAAAGCCATCTGGGGCTACCTTTCTCATAAAATGAATATAGAGACCTCCGGACTTTCCAGGGAGGTGGTTCTGGAACAAATTACAAAACGTAAGGTTCCACAGGCACAGCAAAATGAATTGCTCCGAATTCTGGAGGAAAGCGAATTCTCAAGGTTTGCACCCACCTCTGAAAGAAGTGATATGAGCAGCCTTTACAAGGATGCTGCACAATTGATCAAGAATCTTGAAAACAGTCTGAAATGA
- a CDS encoding SH3 domain-containing protein, producing MKRGSIFIILTFFWSSFLKASGDTIFLSDIPEIQLEQADTDSLFDHANDLYQQGLFESALEEYNAVILSGFESADLYYNMGNAAYRANSIGHAILYYEKALKMEPAHEDALHNLDFVSQYRMDAFEEVPSLFIGMWIRWFVRIFPELTWSLLALVFFTIILAGLLIFLFSRNMSIKKTGFISGLIALLLFLIAFSSALSRHRDIISPDTGIILAPSVVVRSSPSTSGTELFVLHEGTKIKVKEEVSGWQNIKLIDGREGWIMSQDFESI from the coding sequence ATGAAACGGGGATCCATATTTATCATTTTAACGTTTTTCTGGAGCTCTTTTCTGAAAGCCTCCGGAGATACCATTTTTCTTAGCGATATACCAGAGATTCAACTGGAACAGGCAGATACAGACTCGCTGTTTGACCATGCCAATGACCTGTATCAGCAAGGATTGTTCGAATCGGCTCTGGAAGAATATAATGCCGTGATCCTTAGCGGATTTGAGTCAGCCGATCTGTATTACAATATGGGCAATGCAGCCTATCGCGCAAACAGTATCGGTCACGCCATTCTCTATTATGAGAAAGCATTAAAAATGGAGCCTGCTCACGAAGATGCCCTTCACAACCTGGATTTTGTTTCACAATATCGCATGGATGCATTTGAAGAGGTGCCCAGCCTGTTTATTGGTATGTGGATCAGATGGTTTGTCCGGATTTTTCCTGAGCTGACATGGAGTCTCCTGGCCCTGGTGTTTTTTACGATCATCCTTGCCGGTCTTCTGATATTCCTGTTCTCCAGAAACATGAGTATAAAAAAAACCGGCTTCATCAGTGGTCTTATTGCTCTGCTGCTGTTTCTTATCGCCTTCTCCTCTGCGCTATCGAGACATCGCGATATTATCAGTCCGGATACAGGCATTATCCTGGCGCCATCGGTGGTTGTCCGAAGCTCTCCCAGCACCAGTGGAACAGAACTGTTTGTTTTGCATGAGGGAACAAAAATTAAGGTCAAGGAAGAAGTGTCCGGCTGGCAGAACATTAAGCTTATTGACGGACGAGAAGGCTGGATTATGTCTCAGGATTTTGAATCCATCTGA